Proteins from a single region of Oreochromis niloticus isolate F11D_XX linkage group LG7, O_niloticus_UMD_NMBU, whole genome shotgun sequence:
- the LOC102079926 gene encoding WD repeat-containing protein 78 isoform X3, with translation MKKSSGWSSRTSLIKKSSGSGLCQGSLPGNGFNQKEKPEDQKRRNKDLIGRVRVVDDDGDDVTPRPLVCPVPGFQKSLDELFSSIPKLSSSHPIGPTQDSLNAEIEDIFLGQTHPPPQLFKKGDDAEQHAREKVVGECDYNSLTETETITFLDIPPTIISVVDDDAEAVIQRNLSYAELCKSRMCSDKYIDRSMQTLNGALKNKLTQSEKTGTAGKGMAATNWDIYDSLYKQNETFEGEEADCKEKSVSSRSNTTDTGSDRMAKHGKHSEESLDPTLELLWAFTCELTRGYCITSMAWNRQNPDILAVGYADFDSRCLKPGLICCWTIKNIMWPERVFHCHSSVTSLDFSANDQLAVGMFDGTVAIYNICIQDGSVACVASSSKSSKRHLHPVWQVTWTAKRLELSLADVLVSVSSDGRIAKWSIRSHDLDSTDLMWFRSDKECKEAAENLKKKKMVLSKPNAVCVDFHPTVRNDFGIYLAGTQEGLIHKSSFSEGHSFLATYKKHIGSVNHIEWSPFNPDVFLSCSSDETVQMWKQGRPVMTFKSIHQGPVFFAKWSPNCSTMFGVVKEDQVEIWDLNLSIVFPTIVHHAEPGVRLTSLLFARGTDCVLVGDSGGQVTVYKLKNFRVGESKQVNTLDEITQHTISRYF, from the exons atgaagaaaagtAGTGGTTGGTCTAGTAG AACTTCTCTAATAAAGAAATCCTCAGGATCAGGACTTTGTCAAGGCAGTTTACCAGGCAATGGTTttaaccaaaaagaaaaacctgagGACCAGAAAAGGAGAAATAAAGATCTTATTGGAAGAGTTCGG GTGGTGGATGATGATGGCGATGATGTCACTCCCCGCCCCCTGGTTTGCCCAGTGCCAGGATTCCAAAAGTCCCTGGATGAACTCTTTTCCAGCATCCCTAAACTTTCCAGCAG CCATCCCATAGGTCCTACCCAAGACTCATTGAATGCAGAGATTGAGGATATTTTTCTTGGACAGACACATCCACCTCCAC AGTTGTTTAAAAAAGGAGATGATGCGGAACAGCATGCAAGGGAGAAGGTGGTGGGTGAATGTGATTACAACTCGCTTACTGAAACCGAAACCATTACGTTCCTGGACATACCCCCCACCATAATCTCAGTGGTCGATGATGACGCAGAAGCAGTAAT ACAGAGAAACCTCAGCTATGCTGAGCTTTGCAAGAGCAGAATGTGTAGTGATAAGTACATCGACAGATCGATGCAGACATTAAATGGAGCCCTTAAAAACAAACTGACCCAGAGTGAGAAGACTGGTACTGCTGGAAAGG GTATGGCGGCTACAAACTGGGACATCTATGACTCTCTTTACAAGCAAAATGAAACCTTTGAAGGTGAAGAAGCTGATTGCAAGGAGAaatcagtgagcagcaggaGCAACACCACTGACACAG GCTCTGACAGAATGGCGAAGCATGGAAAACACAGTGAGGAGAGTTTAGATCCTACTCTGGAACTTCTCTGGGCATTCACTTGTGAGCTCACCAGAGGATACTGCATTACCAGCATGGCCTGGAACAGGCAGAACCCG GATATCCTGGCAGTAGGATATGCAGACTTTGACTCCAGGTGCCTGAAACCAGGTCTGATCTGCTGCTGGACCATCAAAAACATCATG TGGCCAGAACGTGTCTTTCACTGTCACAGCAGTGTGACATCCCTGGATTTCTCAGCTAACGACCAGCTTGCCGTGGGAATGTTTGACGGCACTGTAGCCATTTACAACATCTGTATTCAAGACGGCAGTGTTGCATGTGTTGCTAGCAGCAG TAAATCCTCCAAGAGGCATCTTCACCCAGTATGGCAGGTCACCTGGACTGCAAAAAGGCTGGAGTTATCACTGGCAGATGTTCTCGTCTCAGTGTCATCAGATGGCAGGATTGCCAAGTGGTCCATCAGGAGCCATGATCTTGACTCCACAG ACCTGATGTGGTTTAGGAGCGATAAAGAGTGCAAAGAGGCTGCAGAGaacctgaagaagaaaaaaatggtgCTGTCCAAACCTAATGCTGTTTGTGTTGACTTCCATCCAACAGTAAGAAAT GACTTTGGTATTTATCTGGCTGGCACACAGGAGGGCCTTATCCACAAGTCTTCCTTTTCTGAAGGTCACAGCTTTCTGGCCACTTACAAAAAGCACATT GGCTCTGTGAACCACATTGAATGGTCACCATTCAACCCCGATGTGTTTTTGAGCTGCTCCAGTGACGAGACTGTCCAGATGTGGAAGCAGGGCCGCCCTGTGATGACGTTCAAGTCCATTCACCAAGGCCCCGTGTTCTTTGCTAAGTGGTCCCCAAACTGCTCCACGATGTTTGGAGTAGTTAAAGAAGACCAGGTGGAGATCTGGGACCTGAATTTGAGCAT CGTGTTTCCAACTATTGTGCACCATGCTGAGCCTGGTGTGAGGCTGACATCCTTGCTGTTTGCCAGGGGGACAGACTGTGTCCTTGTAGGGGACAGTGGAGGTCAAGTGACAGTCTACAAGCTCAAGAACTTCAGAGTGGGAGAAAGCAAGCAG gtGAACACTCTGGATGAAATCACCCAACATACCATTTCCAGATATTTCTAA
- the LOC102079926 gene encoding WD repeat-containing protein 78 isoform X1 produces MKKSSGWSSRTSLIKKSSGSGLCQGSLPGNGFNQKEKPEDQKRRNKDLIGRVRVVDDDGDDVTPRPLVCPVPGFQKSLDELFSSIPKLSSSHPIGPTQDSLNAEIEDIFLGQTHPPPQLFKKGDDAEQHAREKVVGECDYNSLTETETITFLDIPPTIISVVDDDAEAVIQRNLSYAELCKSRMCSDKYIDRSMQTLNGALKNKLTQSEKTGTAGKGMAATNWDIYDSLYKQNETFEGEEADCKEKSVSSRSNTTDTDNTISSLTEMQICGSILNPESEPEKEILLPELLTNVSCFMERTVVLDSFQANLAAYRQLPISEGSDRMAKHGKHSEESLDPTLELLWAFTCELTRGYCITSMAWNRQNPDILAVGYADFDSRCLKPGLICCWTIKNIMWPERVFHCHSSVTSLDFSANDQLAVGMFDGTVAIYNICIQDGSVACVASSSKSSKRHLHPVWQVTWTAKRLELSLADVLVSVSSDGRIAKWSIRSHDLDSTDLMWFRSDKECKEAAENLKKKKMVLSKPNAVCVDFHPTVRNDFGIYLAGTQEGLIHKSSFSEGHSFLATYKKHIGSVNHIEWSPFNPDVFLSCSSDETVQMWKQGRPVMTFKSIHQGPVFFAKWSPNCSTMFGVVKEDQVEIWDLNLSIVFPTIVHHAEPGVRLTSLLFARGTDCVLVGDSGGQVTVYKLKNFRVGESKQVNTLDEITQHTISRYF; encoded by the exons atgaagaaaagtAGTGGTTGGTCTAGTAG AACTTCTCTAATAAAGAAATCCTCAGGATCAGGACTTTGTCAAGGCAGTTTACCAGGCAATGGTTttaaccaaaaagaaaaacctgagGACCAGAAAAGGAGAAATAAAGATCTTATTGGAAGAGTTCGG GTGGTGGATGATGATGGCGATGATGTCACTCCCCGCCCCCTGGTTTGCCCAGTGCCAGGATTCCAAAAGTCCCTGGATGAACTCTTTTCCAGCATCCCTAAACTTTCCAGCAG CCATCCCATAGGTCCTACCCAAGACTCATTGAATGCAGAGATTGAGGATATTTTTCTTGGACAGACACATCCACCTCCAC AGTTGTTTAAAAAAGGAGATGATGCGGAACAGCATGCAAGGGAGAAGGTGGTGGGTGAATGTGATTACAACTCGCTTACTGAAACCGAAACCATTACGTTCCTGGACATACCCCCCACCATAATCTCAGTGGTCGATGATGACGCAGAAGCAGTAAT ACAGAGAAACCTCAGCTATGCTGAGCTTTGCAAGAGCAGAATGTGTAGTGATAAGTACATCGACAGATCGATGCAGACATTAAATGGAGCCCTTAAAAACAAACTGACCCAGAGTGAGAAGACTGGTACTGCTGGAAAGG GTATGGCGGCTACAAACTGGGACATCTATGACTCTCTTTACAAGCAAAATGAAACCTTTGAAGGTGAAGAAGCTGATTGCAAGGAGAaatcagtgagcagcaggaGCAACACCACTGACACAG ACAACACCATCAGCTCGCTGACAGAAATGCAAATTTGTGGAAGCATTTTAAATCCTGAGTCAGAACCAGAGAAAGAAATTCTTCTGCCAGAGTTATTAACAAACGTCTCATGTTTTATGGAAAGGACGGTTGTATTGGACTCTTTTCAGGCCAATTTGGCTGCTTATAGACAGCTACCAATATCTGAAG GCTCTGACAGAATGGCGAAGCATGGAAAACACAGTGAGGAGAGTTTAGATCCTACTCTGGAACTTCTCTGGGCATTCACTTGTGAGCTCACCAGAGGATACTGCATTACCAGCATGGCCTGGAACAGGCAGAACCCG GATATCCTGGCAGTAGGATATGCAGACTTTGACTCCAGGTGCCTGAAACCAGGTCTGATCTGCTGCTGGACCATCAAAAACATCATG TGGCCAGAACGTGTCTTTCACTGTCACAGCAGTGTGACATCCCTGGATTTCTCAGCTAACGACCAGCTTGCCGTGGGAATGTTTGACGGCACTGTAGCCATTTACAACATCTGTATTCAAGACGGCAGTGTTGCATGTGTTGCTAGCAGCAG TAAATCCTCCAAGAGGCATCTTCACCCAGTATGGCAGGTCACCTGGACTGCAAAAAGGCTGGAGTTATCACTGGCAGATGTTCTCGTCTCAGTGTCATCAGATGGCAGGATTGCCAAGTGGTCCATCAGGAGCCATGATCTTGACTCCACAG ACCTGATGTGGTTTAGGAGCGATAAAGAGTGCAAAGAGGCTGCAGAGaacctgaagaagaaaaaaatggtgCTGTCCAAACCTAATGCTGTTTGTGTTGACTTCCATCCAACAGTAAGAAAT GACTTTGGTATTTATCTGGCTGGCACACAGGAGGGCCTTATCCACAAGTCTTCCTTTTCTGAAGGTCACAGCTTTCTGGCCACTTACAAAAAGCACATT GGCTCTGTGAACCACATTGAATGGTCACCATTCAACCCCGATGTGTTTTTGAGCTGCTCCAGTGACGAGACTGTCCAGATGTGGAAGCAGGGCCGCCCTGTGATGACGTTCAAGTCCATTCACCAAGGCCCCGTGTTCTTTGCTAAGTGGTCCCCAAACTGCTCCACGATGTTTGGAGTAGTTAAAGAAGACCAGGTGGAGATCTGGGACCTGAATTTGAGCAT CGTGTTTCCAACTATTGTGCACCATGCTGAGCCTGGTGTGAGGCTGACATCCTTGCTGTTTGCCAGGGGGACAGACTGTGTCCTTGTAGGGGACAGTGGAGGTCAAGTGACAGTCTACAAGCTCAAGAACTTCAGAGTGGGAGAAAGCAAGCAG gtGAACACTCTGGATGAAATCACCCAACATACCATTTCCAGATATTTCTAA
- the LOC102079926 gene encoding WD repeat-containing protein 78 isoform X2, which produces MKKSSGWSSRTSLIKKSSGSGLCQGSLPGNGFNQKEKPEDQKRRNKDLIGRVRVVDDDGDDVTPRPLVCPVPGFQKSLDELFSSIPKLSSSHPIGPTQDSLNAEIEDIFLGQTHPPPQLFKKGDDAEQHAREKVVGECDYNSLTETETITFLDIPPTIISVVDDDAEAVIQRNLSYAELCKSRMCSDKYIDRSMQTLNGALKNKLTQSEKTGTAGKGMAATNWDIYDSLYKQNETFEGEEADCKEKSVSSRSNTTDTDNTISSLTEMQICGSILNPESEPEKEILLPELLTNVSCFMERTVVLDSFQANLAAYRQLPISEGSDRMAKHGKHSEESLDPTLELLWAFTCELTRGYCITSMAWNRQNPDILAVGYADFDSRCLKPGLICCWTIKNIMWPERVFHCHSSVTSLDFSANDQLAVGMFDGTVAIYNICIQDGSVACVASSSKSSKRHLHPVWQVTWTAKRLELSLADVLVSVSSDGRIAKWSIRSHDLDSTDLMWFRSDKECKEAAENLKKKKMVLSKPNAVCVDFHPTDFGIYLAGTQEGLIHKSSFSEGHSFLATYKKHIGSVNHIEWSPFNPDVFLSCSSDETVQMWKQGRPVMTFKSIHQGPVFFAKWSPNCSTMFGVVKEDQVEIWDLNLSIVFPTIVHHAEPGVRLTSLLFARGTDCVLVGDSGGQVTVYKLKNFRVGESKQVNTLDEITQHTISRYF; this is translated from the exons atgaagaaaagtAGTGGTTGGTCTAGTAG AACTTCTCTAATAAAGAAATCCTCAGGATCAGGACTTTGTCAAGGCAGTTTACCAGGCAATGGTTttaaccaaaaagaaaaacctgagGACCAGAAAAGGAGAAATAAAGATCTTATTGGAAGAGTTCGG GTGGTGGATGATGATGGCGATGATGTCACTCCCCGCCCCCTGGTTTGCCCAGTGCCAGGATTCCAAAAGTCCCTGGATGAACTCTTTTCCAGCATCCCTAAACTTTCCAGCAG CCATCCCATAGGTCCTACCCAAGACTCATTGAATGCAGAGATTGAGGATATTTTTCTTGGACAGACACATCCACCTCCAC AGTTGTTTAAAAAAGGAGATGATGCGGAACAGCATGCAAGGGAGAAGGTGGTGGGTGAATGTGATTACAACTCGCTTACTGAAACCGAAACCATTACGTTCCTGGACATACCCCCCACCATAATCTCAGTGGTCGATGATGACGCAGAAGCAGTAAT ACAGAGAAACCTCAGCTATGCTGAGCTTTGCAAGAGCAGAATGTGTAGTGATAAGTACATCGACAGATCGATGCAGACATTAAATGGAGCCCTTAAAAACAAACTGACCCAGAGTGAGAAGACTGGTACTGCTGGAAAGG GTATGGCGGCTACAAACTGGGACATCTATGACTCTCTTTACAAGCAAAATGAAACCTTTGAAGGTGAAGAAGCTGATTGCAAGGAGAaatcagtgagcagcaggaGCAACACCACTGACACAG ACAACACCATCAGCTCGCTGACAGAAATGCAAATTTGTGGAAGCATTTTAAATCCTGAGTCAGAACCAGAGAAAGAAATTCTTCTGCCAGAGTTATTAACAAACGTCTCATGTTTTATGGAAAGGACGGTTGTATTGGACTCTTTTCAGGCCAATTTGGCTGCTTATAGACAGCTACCAATATCTGAAG GCTCTGACAGAATGGCGAAGCATGGAAAACACAGTGAGGAGAGTTTAGATCCTACTCTGGAACTTCTCTGGGCATTCACTTGTGAGCTCACCAGAGGATACTGCATTACCAGCATGGCCTGGAACAGGCAGAACCCG GATATCCTGGCAGTAGGATATGCAGACTTTGACTCCAGGTGCCTGAAACCAGGTCTGATCTGCTGCTGGACCATCAAAAACATCATG TGGCCAGAACGTGTCTTTCACTGTCACAGCAGTGTGACATCCCTGGATTTCTCAGCTAACGACCAGCTTGCCGTGGGAATGTTTGACGGCACTGTAGCCATTTACAACATCTGTATTCAAGACGGCAGTGTTGCATGTGTTGCTAGCAGCAG TAAATCCTCCAAGAGGCATCTTCACCCAGTATGGCAGGTCACCTGGACTGCAAAAAGGCTGGAGTTATCACTGGCAGATGTTCTCGTCTCAGTGTCATCAGATGGCAGGATTGCCAAGTGGTCCATCAGGAGCCATGATCTTGACTCCACAG ACCTGATGTGGTTTAGGAGCGATAAAGAGTGCAAAGAGGCTGCAGAGaacctgaagaagaaaaaaatggtgCTGTCCAAACCTAATGCTGTTTGTGTTGACTTCCATCCAACA GACTTTGGTATTTATCTGGCTGGCACACAGGAGGGCCTTATCCACAAGTCTTCCTTTTCTGAAGGTCACAGCTTTCTGGCCACTTACAAAAAGCACATT GGCTCTGTGAACCACATTGAATGGTCACCATTCAACCCCGATGTGTTTTTGAGCTGCTCCAGTGACGAGACTGTCCAGATGTGGAAGCAGGGCCGCCCTGTGATGACGTTCAAGTCCATTCACCAAGGCCCCGTGTTCTTTGCTAAGTGGTCCCCAAACTGCTCCACGATGTTTGGAGTAGTTAAAGAAGACCAGGTGGAGATCTGGGACCTGAATTTGAGCAT CGTGTTTCCAACTATTGTGCACCATGCTGAGCCTGGTGTGAGGCTGACATCCTTGCTGTTTGCCAGGGGGACAGACTGTGTCCTTGTAGGGGACAGTGGAGGTCAAGTGACAGTCTACAAGCTCAAGAACTTCAGAGTGGGAGAAAGCAAGCAG gtGAACACTCTGGATGAAATCACCCAACATACCATTTCCAGATATTTCTAA